One Phalacrocorax aristotelis chromosome 14, bGulAri2.1, whole genome shotgun sequence DNA window includes the following coding sequences:
- the LRIT1 gene encoding leucine-rich repeat, immunoglobulin-like domain and transmembrane domain-containing protein 1, protein MWIAVSLLCCLTLGGLPWAGGSCPSQCSCAFHSLSEGTKARTVLCNDPEMTLPPVNIPVDTSKLRIEKTAIRRVPGEAFHALHNLEYLWMPYNALASLSGITFKGFRRLQELRLDGNDLISFPWETLADMPQLRLLDLHNNELTSIPPDAARYVKNITYLDLSSNKLMTLPQALIATWASLQAVPYFPNDNSKIILGLQDNPWVCDCSLYEMVHFLNFQSPNIAFIEPRLKCFTPRSLAGVFFSQVELRKCQSPVVHTSVAKVKTILGSTVLLRCGTTGVPIPELSWRRADGAQLNGTVHQEISSDGMSWSILGLPVVSYLDSGEYICKAKNFLGATEAFISLIITDSESTDDPNSNTKGAWSGKASGMEAAAYNDKLVARYVITTSTVPTLGAGAGTGESLLLPDVAQDGKPRNLLVSPPTSQQEPERIVRSVRVIGDTDQSITLAWKAPLAKNTTVFSVLYAIFGERDMRRINVEPGKTKVTIYGLLPKTKYIVCVCVKGLIPRKEQCIIFSTDEVASAGGTQKLINVVVISVACVIAVPLTLVVCCGALKRRCKKCLVRKPKEIQESYVTFESLSPAAKAKGVEGEYLTRHTPDESNRLLSARSSVDSEAVPKVEGQPNEYFC, encoded by the exons ATGTGGATCGCGGTGAGTCTGCTCTGCTGCTTAACGCTCGGAGGGCTGCCATGGGCGGGCGGCTCGTGCCCGTCGCAGTGCAGCTGCGCCTTCCACAGCCTCAGCGAAGGCACGAAAGCCAG GACGGTGCTGTGTAATGACCCAGAGATGACCCTCCCCCCTGTCAACATCCCTGTAGATACATCCAAGCTTCGGATAGAAAAGACAGCCATCCGCAGGGTGCCAGGAGAGGCTTTCCACGCGCTCCACAACCTGGAGTACCTCTGGATGCCCTATAATGCCCTGGCCAGCCTCAGTGGGATCACCTTCAAGGGCTTCCGTCGCTTGCAGGAGCTGAGGCTGGATGGGAATGACTTAATATCATTCCCCTGGGAAACCCTGGCTGACATGCCACAGCTAAGGCTTCTGGATTTACACAACAACGAACTTACCTCAATCCCTCCCGATGCTGCTCGTTATGTCAAGAATATCACATACCTGGACCTATCTAGCAATAAGCTGATGACTCTTCCTCAGGCTCTTATTGCCACCTGGGCTAGCCTCCAAGCCGTTCCTTACTTCCCCAACGATAACTCCAAGATCATCCTAG GCTTGCAAGACAATCCTTGGGTATGTGACTGCAGTCTGTATGAAATGGTCCATTTTCTGAATTTCCAGTCTCCCAATATAGCATTCATTGAGCCCAGGCTGAAATGCTTCACCCCCCGGAGCCTTGCAGGAGTCTTCTTCAGCCAAGTCGAGCTAAGGAAGTGTCAAAGCCCTGTTGTACATACGTCCGTAGCCAAAGTAAAGACCATCCTGGGCAGCACCGTTCTCCTGCGATGTGGGACAACAGGGGTGCCCATTCCTGagctcagctggagaagagCTGACGGTGCTCAACTAAATGGCACAG ttcaccAAGAGATTTCCAGTGATGGGATGAGCTGGTCTATTCTGGGCCTGCCTGTAGTCTCTTATCTTGACTCTGGAGAGTACATCTGTAAAGCAAAGAATTTTCTGGGGGCAACAGAGGCGTTCATCTCTCTCATCATCACGGACTCAGAAAGCACGGATGACCCCAACTCTAACACCAAAGGCGCATGGAGCGGGAAGGCGAGCGGGATGGAAGCAGCCGCCTACAATGACAAGCTAGTGGCAAGGTATGTTATCACCACCTCCACCGTGCCTACgctgggggctggagcaggcactGGAGAGAGCCTCCTCCTCCCAGATGTGGCACAAGATGGCAAGCCCAGAAACCTGCTGGTGAGCCCACCTACCAGTCAGCAGGAGCCGGAGCGAATCGTGAGGTCCGTCAGGGTGATAGGAGACACCGACCAGAGTATCACCCTGGCCTGGAAGGCGCCTCTGGCAAAGAACACGACTGTGTTCAGTGTCCTCTATGCCATCTTTGGAGAGAGAGACATGCGGCGGATCAACGTGGAGCCAGGGAAGACCAAGGTCACCATTTATGGGCTTCTGCCAAAGACCAAATACATTGTGTGCGTCTGCGTGAAAGGGCTGATCCCCAGGAAGGAGCAATGCATCATATTTTCCACAGACGAAGTTGCCAGCGCAGGAGGGACCCAGAAGCTCATCAATGTCGTTGTCATCAGCGTGGCCTGTGTCATTGCTGTTCCTCTGACGCTGGTGGTCTGCTGCGGAGCACTGAAAAGGCGCTGCAAAAAATGCCTTGTGCGGAAACCCAAGGAAATTCAGGAGTCCTACGTCACCTTTGAAAGCCTGTCTCCTGCGGCCAAGGCGAAAGGCGTGGAAGGAGAATACTTGACTAGACATACCCCTGATGAGTCGAACAGGCTGCTTTCTGCCCGATCCAGCGTGGACTCAGAAGCAGTACCAAAGGTAGAGGGGCAACCTAATGAATACTTCTGCTGA
- the LRIT2 gene encoding leucine-rich repeat, immunoglobulin-like domain and transmembrane domain-containing protein 2, which translates to MDPICHIFLLLLAFHRINPAVSSCVTGCSCSQDSFGRSLLCMSALLRQIPASIPQDIQKIRIENSHLTELPRGSFENVSALEYLWLNFNNITVMHIKSLEYLPALKELRLQGNKLSSVPWTAFQDTPALKILDLKHNRLDVLPEHALRYLPNLTYLDLSSNQLTIISRDVFYSWPVYQRSQRAEGQIEALSNAVLALHDNPWICDCRLRGFVQFIKAVGPPIILMNSYLSCSSPKFRAGKYFHEVELNSCMKPLTSALDTNLTVPVGLNITLTCFVQASPSPTVWWTYALKLLRAFNVSTEPISEETVRSELLIPAARPADAGNYTCTAANFLGNTSVAITLRVGVPWASTTPPGWAPIAPAEPGAHVEVRIAKQTVYGITLEWFAAAAAAAEPGDTWYTLLVGRYDAAQKDAIYIGPGVNTYSVTDLLPATKYEVCVAIRNQAPRKGQCVVFVTGSDVSQLEQREKLIHIIVIVCAMVLAVPAGMYACTTEARPGCLARCPSACPRRRRGGQAQAAGSKESTLDSLPAGSEDGLCRPEGGRGSRRPPAREEPGKTRPPHRNSADLY; encoded by the exons ATGGACCCTAtttgtcatatttttcttcttcttctggcCTTCCACAGGATAAACCCAGCTGTTTCGTCTTGTGTCACAGGATGCTCTTGTTCTCAAGACAGCTTTGGAAG GAGTTTGCTCTGCATGTCTGCACTGCTGAGGCAGATCCCTGCAAGCATCCCTCAGGACATCCAGAAAATTAGAATAGAAAATTCTCACCTAACAGAGTTGCCTCGTGGGTCTTTTGAGAACGTTAGTGCCTTGGAGTATCTCTGGCTCAATTTTAACAACATCACGGTGATGCACATCAAGAGCCTGGAATACCTGCCAGCTCTGAAGGAGCTGCGCTTGCAAGGGAACAAATTAAGTTCGGTGCCATGGACAGCATTTCAAGACACCCCGGCTCTGAAAATCCTGGATTTGAAGCACAACCGGCTGGATGTCCTTCCAGAACACGCGCTCCGCTATCTGCCCAACCTGACCTATTTAGACCTATCCTCAAATCAGCTTACCATCATATCCAGGGATGTCTTCTACAGCTGGCCTGTCTACCAGAGAAGCCAGAGGGCAGAGGGGCAGATCGAAGCTCTTTCCAATGCCGTCCTGGCCCTTCATGACAATCCCTGGATTTGCGACTGTCGCCTGCGGGGATTTGTCCAGTTTATCAAGGCGGTCGGCCCACCTATTATTCTGATGAATTCCTATTTAAGTTGCTCAAGCCCGAAATTCAGGGCAGGGAAGTATTTTCATGAAGTGGAGCTCAACAGCTGCATGAAGCCCCTGACCTCAGCCCTTGACACCAACCTGACAGTCCCAGTGGGACTGAACATCACCCTGACCTGCTTTGTGCAAGCCAGCCCTTCCCCAACTGTCTGGTGGACCTATGCACTCAAACTTTTAAGGGCATTTAATG TGTCCACCGAACCCATCAGCGAGGAGACAGTTCGCTCAGAGCTGCTGATCCCGGCAGCACGGCCAGCGGACGCTGGTAACTACACTTGCACAGCCGCCAACTTCTTGGGCAACACCTCGGTGGCCATCACCCTCCGCGTGGGGGTCCCGTGGGCGTCCACCACGCCCCCGGGCTGGGCTCCCATTGCCCCTGCAGAGCCGGGGGCCCACGTAGAAGTGCGCATCGCCAAGCAGACGGTCTATGGCATCACGCTGGAGTGGtttgcggcggcggcggctgcagCAGAGCCGGGGGATACCTGGTACACCCTCCTCGTGGGCCGCTATGACGCCGCCCAGAAGGATGCCATCTACATCGGCCCCGGCGTCAACACCTACTCGGTGACTGACCTGCTGCCGGCCACGAAGTACGAAGTCTGTGTGGCCATACGCAACCAGGCACCCCGCAAGGGCCAGTGCGTCGTCTTCGTCACGGGCAGCGACGTCAGCCAGCTGGAGCAGCGCGAGAAGCTCATCCACATCATCGTCATCGTCTGCGCCATGGTGCTGGCCGTGCCCGCCGGCATGTACGCCTGCACCACCGAGGCGCGCCCCGGCTGCCTGGCCCGCTGCCCCAGCGCttgcccccgccgccgccgtggGGGCCAGGCACAGGCTGCCGGCAGCAAGGAGAGCACGCTGGACAGCCTGCCCGCCGGCAGCGAGGACGGGCTCTGCCGCCCCGAGGGTGGCCGTGGTTCCCGGCGGCCCCCGGCCCGCGAGGAGCCTGGCAAGACCCGGCCGCCCCACAGGAACAGCGCTGACCTCTACTAG